In Persephonella sp. IF05-L8, the following are encoded in one genomic region:
- a CDS encoding hemerythrin family protein, translating to MLVQIEQLPRVALERMNKVHEKEIEIMNKLYQLLQDYEKGNASIEDIEKAFNEFVEDVKYHFSSEQEMMEQYNFFAYPMHRGEHDMVLGQIQSLQKNWEKSKNPEIIKSYLENQFLPWLINHIQTMDTVTAHFLSHFIRE from the coding sequence ATGCTTGTACAAATAGAACAATTACCAAGAGTTGCTCTTGAAAGAATGAATAAGGTTCATGAAAAAGAAATAGAAATTATGAATAAACTTTATCAACTGTTGCAGGATTATGAAAAAGGTAATGCCTCTATTGAAGATATAGAGAAAGCCTTTAATGAGTTTGTTGAAGATGTGAAATATCATTTCTCATCTGAACAGGAAATGATGGAGCAGTATAACTTCTTTGCCTACCCGATGCATAGAGGCGAGCATGATATGGTTTTAGGTCAAATTCAGAGCTTGCAAAAAAACTGGGAGAAAAGTAAAAATCCAGAAATTATAAAAAGCTACCTTGAAAATCAGTTTCTCCCGTGGCTTATAAATCATATTCAGACCATGGATACTGTTACAGCACACTTCTTGTCCCATTTTATAAGAGAATAA
- a CDS encoding S-methyl-5'-thioinosine phosphorylase yields MLGILGGSGLYNIDDIKVLEEKRILTPYGEPSDNYIIAEYKNKKVVFLPRHGRGHKYPPHLINYRANIWGFRKLGVDRILSISAVGGINPILKPGDIVLSDQFLDFTKVRPVTFYEGIYTIKDDEDNQDDLVNEYLSNDRVVHIDVTNPFCPDMRNVLKNILKDMGIRFHTKGTYAATEGPRLETAAEIKALGLLGADVVGMTLVPEIVLARELAMHFASVNVVTNLAAGISEERLTSDEVIQMMHQKNEDIKQLVLRFIENLPEELNCSCKDVLKGAAI; encoded by the coding sequence ATGTTAGGGATTTTAGGTGGAAGTGGACTTTATAATATTGATGATATAAAAGTTTTAGAGGAAAAAAGAATTTTAACCCCTTATGGAGAACCTTCTGATAACTACATTATTGCAGAATATAAAAACAAAAAAGTTGTGTTTCTTCCAAGACATGGAAGAGGCCATAAATACCCGCCTCATCTTATAAATTACAGGGCAAATATATGGGGATTTAGGAAGCTTGGCGTTGATAGGATTTTATCGATTAGTGCTGTTGGCGGAATAAATCCTATTTTAAAGCCCGGGGATATTGTGCTATCTGACCAGTTTTTGGATTTTACAAAGGTAAGACCGGTTACTTTTTATGAGGGAATTTATACAATAAAGGATGATGAAGATAATCAGGACGACCTTGTAAATGAGTATTTATCAAATGATAGGGTTGTCCATATAGATGTTACAAATCCTTTCTGTCCTGATATGAGAAATGTTTTAAAAAATATCTTAAAAGATATGGGAATTCGTTTCCATACTAAAGGAACTTATGCGGCAACCGAGGGTCCCAGACTTGAAACGGCAGCTGAGATAAAGGCTCTTGGATTACTTGGTGCAGATGTTGTGGGAATGACCCTTGTTCCTGAGATAGTTTTAGCCCGTGAACTTGCTATGCACTTTGCTTCTGTGAACGTGGTTACTAATCTGGCAGCAGGAATTTCGGAAGAAAGGCTTACTTCAGATGAAGTTATTCAGATGATGCATCAGAAAAATGAGGATATCAAACAGCTTGTTCTGAGATTTATAGAAAATCTTCCAGAAGAGCTAAACTGTAGTTGTAAGGATGTGTTAAAAGGAGCTGCTATATAA
- a CDS encoding DUF445 family protein yields the protein MDELVQLLIPPILGAFIGYITNYLAIKMLFRPYEEKRIFGVKIPFTPGLIPKRRKEIAISLAKTIEKHLFTPEKLHKLFEESGYKERLQKRIEIVLDQLIDDIMEDIRDTIKSGISLGKINIKTTLIAAALEKALEKLSENLKEKLKEKLLEKASDNIEKNIEEELPQILSQLNVEKMVVDTLMEMDIQTLEEIVIGFSEKQLKHITYTGAVLGFLIGLLQSILYLLH from the coding sequence ATGGATGAATTAGTTCAGTTATTAATACCACCAATTTTAGGAGCTTTTATAGGGTATATAACAAACTATTTAGCTATAAAAATGCTTTTCCGTCCTTATGAAGAAAAGAGGATATTCGGGGTGAAAATTCCTTTCACCCCTGGATTAATCCCCAAAAGAAGAAAGGAAATTGCCATTTCACTTGCTAAGACCATTGAGAAACATCTTTTTACCCCAGAAAAACTCCATAAACTTTTTGAAGAAAGCGGATATAAAGAAAGATTACAAAAGAGAATTGAAATAGTATTAGACCAGCTAATAGATGACATAATGGAAGATATAAGAGATACAATCAAATCAGGAATATCCCTTGGAAAGATAAATATAAAAACCACGCTGATTGCGGCAGCTCTGGAAAAGGCTCTTGAAAAACTCTCAGAGAACCTTAAGGAGAAGCTTAAAGAAAAACTCCTTGAAAAAGCCTCTGATAACATAGAAAAAAACATAGAAGAAGAACTGCCACAAATTTTGTCCCAGCTTAATGTGGAAAAGATGGTTGTTGACACACTTATGGAAATGGATATCCAGACCCTTGAGGAGATTGTTATAGGTTTTTCCGAAAAACAACTAAAACATATTACCTATACAGGAGCAGTTCTGGGATTTTTAATTGGGTTATTACAGAGTATTTTATATTTGTTACACTAA
- the uvrC gene encoding excinuclease ABC subunit UvrC, giving the protein MKDAVPSNNFQILKKYIDKAPEEPGVYLFKDNSGKHIYIGKAKNLKSRLKGHWQNLKLDPKEKRIFEESSKIEWIITKSDYEAFVLENELIKQYKPKYNVRLKSGSGYPMLVITDDEYPTVLISRKYGEIKGEYFGPFLPARTARAMKDLIHKLFKLRTCDPLPKRNIVCFDYHLGLCSAPCVNKISKKDYNFDVKAAKAFLSGNVKKVIYQLYDRIEEYTSKMMFEKAAIVRDQITAMENLVQKQEVLGLPFEEADLFYFAGNKVLLVIIRGHRIVGKNFIDITQQGLEDSFYDAVITGYYSRGNFIPEIIISNQPLSEKENIQKWLSNKKGKQVQIEYQIPEQIINFIERNFSFIDLTDIKKKFAEVFGFQLPERIEGFDISTLQGEFTVGSCVVWENGEMNKKEYRRFRVKTVKGIDDYASLREVLYRRFRKYKEFEQLPLVLIDGGKGQLKQGLIVKDALGLENLRVFSIAKKEEIIYTDDSKEVHLFDYKELLKLFTTIRDEAHRFAISYNRKLREKEGLKEVLDNIKGIGKKRKEILYRTYKTIDRIAMAKVEELEKLGIPRKVAQNIKDYLSK; this is encoded by the coding sequence ATGAAGGATGCTGTGCCCTCTAATAACTTTCAAATACTAAAAAAATATATAGACAAAGCCCCTGAAGAACCGGGGGTTTATCTGTTTAAAGATAACTCCGGTAAGCATATTTATATAGGCAAGGCAAAAAATCTAAAATCCCGCCTAAAAGGACACTGGCAGAATTTAAAATTAGACCCAAAAGAAAAAAGAATTTTTGAGGAAAGCTCAAAAATAGAATGGATTATCACAAAATCAGATTATGAGGCTTTTGTCCTTGAGAATGAGCTTATAAAACAATACAAACCTAAATATAATGTCCGTCTGAAATCTGGTTCTGGTTATCCTATGCTGGTTATCACCGATGACGAATATCCGACAGTGTTAATCAGCAGAAAATACGGAGAAATAAAAGGTGAATATTTTGGACCCTTTTTACCTGCCAGAACTGCACGGGCTATGAAGGATTTAATTCATAAACTATTTAAACTTAGAACCTGTGACCCTTTACCCAAAAGGAATATTGTCTGTTTTGATTATCATCTTGGGCTTTGTTCTGCTCCCTGTGTAAATAAAATCTCAAAAAAGGATTACAACTTTGATGTAAAAGCTGCAAAAGCATTTCTATCTGGAAATGTGAAAAAAGTTATCTACCAGCTTTATGACAGGATTGAGGAATACACATCCAAGATGATGTTTGAAAAAGCTGCGATAGTCAGAGACCAGATAACAGCAATGGAAAATCTGGTGCAAAAACAGGAAGTTCTGGGACTGCCATTTGAAGAGGCAGACCTTTTTTATTTTGCTGGAAATAAAGTTTTACTGGTGATAATCAGAGGACACAGAATAGTAGGAAAAAATTTTATAGATATCACACAACAAGGTTTAGAAGACAGCTTTTACGATGCAGTCATAACAGGCTATTACTCACGGGGAAATTTTATTCCTGAAATAATAATCTCAAACCAACCTCTATCAGAAAAAGAGAACATTCAAAAATGGCTATCTAACAAAAAAGGCAAGCAAGTCCAGATTGAATACCAAATTCCTGAACAGATAATAAACTTTATAGAAAGAAATTTCTCATTTATTGATTTAACAGACATTAAGAAAAAATTTGCTGAAGTTTTTGGCTTTCAACTTCCTGAAAGGATTGAAGGTTTTGATATTTCAACTCTGCAAGGGGAGTTTACAGTCGGCTCCTGTGTTGTCTGGGAAAATGGAGAGATGAACAAAAAAGAATATAGAAGATTTAGAGTAAAAACCGTCAAGGGTATTGATGATTATGCATCTTTAAGGGAAGTTTTATACAGAAGATTTAGAAAATACAAAGAATTTGAACAACTTCCTCTTGTGCTTATTGACGGAGGAAAAGGACAGCTAAAACAAGGATTAATCGTAAAAGATGCTCTGGGACTGGAAAATCTCCGTGTGTTCTCAATAGCTAAAAAAGAAGAGATTATCTATACAGATGACAGCAAAGAGGTTCATCTGTTTGACTATAAAGAGCTACTCAAATTGTTTACCACCATTAGAGATGAAGCACATAGATTTGCAATTTCTTATAATAGAAAACTACGGGAGAAAGAAGGTTTAAAGGAAGTTTTAGACAATATCAAAGGAATAGGCAAAAAAAGAAAAGAAATTCTATATAGAACCTACAAAACCATAGACAGAATTGCCATGGCAAAAGTTGAAGAACTGGAAAAGTTAGGCATTCCAAGAAAAGTTGCCCAGAATATTAAAGATTATTTATCAAAATAA
- a CDS encoding Uma2 family endonuclease gives MEAVMNKKTKTRKRVPKYLIYEMRKGSPIYYRDYDKVISGEKTTEEIMGSSELQSIFVSIILKWLYKQINDKKYFIAPNEIGYKFAPRSWYNLDIAIIEKDKLKKISDKYLTIPPKVVIEIDTKADLRKFENPQDYFHRKTQDLLDSGVEKVIWIFTQDKKVWVAEKGKRWIITDWNDTIDVIDNLKLNIENLLKEEGVDF, from the coding sequence ATGGAAGCTGTAATGAATAAAAAAACAAAAACACGAAAAAGAGTTCCCAAATATCTCATATACGAGATGAGAAAAGGCTCACCTATTTATTACAGGGATTATGACAAAGTAATATCAGGGGAGAAAACGACGGAGGAAATTATGGGGAGTAGTGAATTACAATCAATTTTTGTTTCTATTATCTTAAAGTGGTTATATAAACAAATCAACGACAAAAAATATTTTATAGCTCCAAACGAAATCGGCTATAAATTTGCACCACGTAGCTGGTATAACCTTGATATAGCAATAATTGAAAAAGACAAGCTCAAAAAAATATCAGATAAATATCTAACAATTCCCCCAAAAGTTGTAATAGAAATTGATACTAAAGCAGACCTCAGAAAATTTGAAAATCCACAGGATTACTTCCATAGAAAAACTCAGGATTTACTTGATAGTGGGGTTGAAAAAGTAATATGGATTTTTACACAGGATAAAAAAGTCTGGGTTGCAGAAAAAGGCAAAAGATGGATTATAACAGACTGGAACGATACTATAGATGTTATAGACAATTTAAAGCTCAATATTGAAAATCTTTTAAAAGAAGAAGGGGTGGATTTTTAG
- the typA gene encoding translational GTPase TypA, giving the protein MKQTQKAIREDIRNIAIIAHVDHGKTTLVDALLKQSGTFRENEEVEERIMDNIDLERERGITIMAKNTAIYYKGIKINIVDTPGHADFGGEVERTLKMVDGVILLVDAAEGPMPQTRFVLQKALEAGLTPLVVINKIDRPDSRINQVIDEIYDLFIDLDATEEQLDFPIIYAIGKEGIAKKELDDDSKDLRPLFEEIINYMPPPEYDPEKKFQFLITSLDYDNYVGRLAIGRVFNGSVKVNQQVSVVKPDGRVVKGIVRNIYTYEGLKRVETREAKAGDIIAIAGLDDIHIGDTIADAENPEALPPITVEEPTISMIFSVNDSPFAGRSGKFLTSRHLRERLYKETLTNVALRVEDTDNPEAFLVKGRGELQLAILAEMMRREGYEFQVSKPEVIIKEENGVKLEPVERVLIDIPEEFIGTVTEKLGSRKGKMINMINHGSGRVRLEFLIPSRGLIGYRSEFKTDTKGEGIINTIFDSWQPWSGDIRIRQNGALVADRKGVATPYAIYSLQDRGIFFIPPGTEVYEGMVVGEHNRDNDLWVNITREKKLTNVRAAANDENIKVTPHKVMDFERAMEWINEDELIEVTPDAIRIRKKQLKKP; this is encoded by the coding sequence TTGAAACAGACACAAAAGGCTATTAGAGAAGATATCAGAAATATTGCGATTATTGCCCATGTTGACCATGGGAAGACTACCCTTGTTGATGCCCTTTTAAAACAAAGCGGAACATTTAGAGAAAATGAAGAAGTTGAAGAAAGAATAATGGATAACATTGATTTGGAAAGGGAAAGGGGCATCACAATAATGGCCAAAAACACGGCTATTTATTACAAAGGTATAAAAATAAATATTGTTGACACACCGGGACACGCTGATTTTGGCGGAGAAGTTGAAAGAACATTAAAAATGGTTGATGGTGTTATTCTCCTTGTTGATGCAGCAGAAGGCCCAATGCCCCAAACAAGATTTGTTCTGCAAAAAGCCCTTGAGGCAGGGTTAACACCTCTTGTTGTTATAAACAAAATTGACAGACCCGATAGCCGTATAAATCAGGTTATTGATGAGATATACGACTTATTTATAGATTTAGATGCAACAGAAGAGCAGCTGGATTTTCCAATTATTTATGCAATAGGTAAGGAAGGCATTGCCAAAAAAGAGCTTGATGATGATAGTAAAGATTTAAGACCTTTATTTGAGGAAATCATAAACTATATGCCACCCCCAGAATACGACCCTGAGAAAAAATTCCAGTTTTTAATCACATCCCTTGATTATGACAACTATGTTGGAAGACTGGCGATAGGTAGGGTTTTTAATGGCAGTGTAAAGGTCAACCAGCAAGTTTCTGTAGTAAAACCTGATGGCAGAGTAGTAAAGGGAATAGTCCGTAATATATACACCTACGAAGGTTTAAAAAGGGTAGAAACAAGAGAAGCAAAAGCCGGAGATATTATTGCAATAGCTGGTCTTGATGATATCCATATAGGAGATACAATAGCCGATGCAGAAAATCCAGAAGCACTTCCACCTATCACAGTAGAAGAGCCAACAATATCTATGATTTTTTCTGTGAATGACTCCCCATTTGCAGGTAGAAGCGGTAAATTCTTAACCTCAAGACATTTAAGGGAAAGGTTATACAAAGAAACCCTTACAAATGTTGCTCTTAGAGTTGAGGATACAGACAATCCAGAAGCTTTTCTGGTAAAAGGTAGAGGGGAGCTTCAGCTGGCAATCCTTGCAGAAATGATGCGTAGAGAAGGATATGAATTTCAGGTATCAAAACCGGAAGTAATCATAAAAGAGGAAAATGGGGTTAAACTTGAGCCTGTGGAAAGAGTTTTGATTGATATACCGGAGGAATTTATAGGCACTGTTACTGAAAAACTTGGTTCAAGAAAAGGGAAAATGATAAATATGATAAATCACGGCAGTGGTAGAGTAAGGCTGGAGTTTCTTATCCCTTCAAGAGGATTAATCGGTTATAGGTCAGAGTTCAAAACAGATACCAAAGGGGAAGGAATAATAAACACAATATTTGACAGCTGGCAGCCATGGTCTGGTGATATAAGAATAAGGCAAAATGGTGCCCTTGTTGCTGATAGAAAAGGGGTAGCGACCCCGTATGCAATATACTCATTGCAGGATAGAGGAATATTCTTTATTCCTCCGGGAACAGAAGTTTATGAAGGGATGGTGGTAGGGGAGCATAACAGGGATAATGACCTTTGGGTAAATATCACAAGGGAGAAAAAACTTACAAACGTTCGAGCGGCTGCCAATGATGAGAATATAAAAGTCACTCCCCATAAAGTAATGGATTTTGAAAGGGCTATGGAATGGATTAATGAAGATGAACTAATTGAAGTTACACCGGATGCAATAAGAATTAGAAAAAAACAACTAAAGAAACCATAA